The Deltaproteobacteria bacterium genome window below encodes:
- the cheB gene encoding chemotaxis-specific protein-glutamate methyltransferase CheB, with protein sequence MTVSGMQRLRVLVVDDSAYNRQTIATMLESLPGVDVVGRATNGKEALRLVFDVQPDVITLDLEMPEMDGFAFLRLLMHRRPTPVIVISSHAAREHVFRALELGALDFVPKPGGDVSPELRSIEQELLGKVTMVRRLQSVRLSERARALQRPPAGVPRPVTSVGSARLSGAPQGVIAIAASTGGPPALQQLLSQLPRELPVAIVIAQHMPPRFTRAFAERLDRLVPPQVVEAEDGMALVSGTVYIAPGGAHLELALGAHGPLARVSPAAAGAGVITPSADRLFRSAATLFGPRMCAVVMTGMGSDGTDGAAAARAAGARVLAEDPSLAVMSGMPRSAVDAGVVQQVASIDGLARAVLEFAAALTGVGTTTRSP encoded by the coding sequence ATGACCGTGTCCGGTATGCAACGCCTGCGCGTGCTGGTGGTGGACGACTCGGCCTACAACCGGCAGACCATCGCGACCATGCTCGAGAGCCTGCCGGGCGTGGATGTGGTCGGTCGCGCGACCAACGGCAAGGAGGCGCTGCGCTTGGTGTTCGACGTGCAGCCCGACGTCATCACCCTCGATCTCGAGATGCCCGAGATGGACGGCTTCGCGTTCCTGCGGCTGCTGATGCATCGCCGGCCCACGCCCGTGATCGTCATCTCGAGCCACGCCGCCCGCGAGCACGTGTTCCGTGCGCTCGAGCTGGGTGCGTTGGACTTCGTGCCCAAGCCCGGCGGCGACGTCTCGCCCGAGCTGCGCAGCATCGAGCAGGAGCTGCTCGGCAAGGTGACGATGGTGCGTCGTCTGCAGAGCGTGCGGCTCAGCGAGCGCGCGCGGGCGCTGCAGCGGCCACCCGCGGGTGTCCCTCGCCCGGTCACATCGGTGGGCTCGGCGCGGCTGTCGGGCGCGCCACAGGGCGTCATCGCGATCGCGGCCTCGACCGGCGGCCCGCCGGCGCTGCAGCAGCTGTTGTCGCAGCTGCCGCGCGAGCTACCGGTCGCCATCGTGATCGCGCAGCACATGCCGCCGCGCTTCACCCGTGCGTTCGCCGAACGCCTCGATCGGCTGGTGCCGCCGCAGGTCGTCGAGGCCGAGGACGGCATGGCGCTGGTGTCGGGCACCGTCTACATCGCGCCCGGCGGTGCCCACCTCGAGCTCGCGCTGGGGGCCCACGGCCCGCTGGCGCGCGTGAGTCCAGCGGCCGCGGGCGCGGGGGTCATCACACCCAGCGCCGATCGGCTGTTCCGATCGGCGGCCACGCTGTTCGGGCCGCGCATGTGCGCGGTCGTGATGACCGGCATGGGCAGCGACGGCACCGACGGGGCGGCGGCCGCCAGGGCCGCGGGGGCGCGGGTGTTGGCCGAGGATCCGAGCCTCGCGGTGATGTCGGGGATGCCGCGCTCGGCGGTCGACGCCGGCGTGGTGCAGCAGGTCGCGTCGATCGATGGCCTCGCCCGCGCGGTGCTCGAGTTCGCCGCCGCGCTGACGGGCGTCGGCACGACGACCCGCTCCCCGTGA
- a CDS encoding protein-glutamate O-methyltransferase CheR: MSNEEARLLQEVVEEYCGLLHGISSTFLLQRRLGPRLAALGLSTFYDYYHYLRYDPGGPRELEDAVERLTTHETYLFREQYQLDGFVNELLPEIIARQAPSRRISVWSAGCSTGEEVYTIAILLRECERLRGWSLRVVGSDISRKVVARARRGSYGPSSFRTTPAIYQRAYFRDNEGSFDVREDLRAMCSFGQLNLLATDRYHVLGSCDVIFCRNVLMYLATPARVRIVEAFYDTLNPGGYLLLGHSESLLNLSTRFDLVHLRNDLVYRKPLAP; the protein is encoded by the coding sequence ATCTCGAACGAGGAGGCGCGGCTGCTGCAGGAGGTCGTGGAGGAGTACTGCGGCCTGCTGCACGGCATCAGCTCGACGTTCCTGCTGCAACGGCGGCTGGGCCCGCGGCTGGCGGCGCTGGGGCTGTCGACGTTCTACGACTACTACCACTACCTGCGCTACGACCCCGGTGGGCCGCGCGAGCTCGAAGACGCGGTCGAGCGACTCACCACCCACGAGACCTATCTCTTCCGCGAGCAGTACCAGCTCGATGGTTTCGTCAACGAACTCTTGCCGGAGATCATCGCGCGGCAGGCCCCGTCGCGCCGGATCTCGGTGTGGAGCGCGGGCTGCTCGACGGGCGAAGAGGTCTACACGATCGCGATCCTGCTGCGCGAATGCGAGCGACTGCGCGGGTGGTCGCTACGCGTGGTGGGCTCCGACATCAGCCGCAAGGTCGTCGCGCGGGCCCGCCGCGGCAGCTATGGCCCGTCCAGCTTCCGCACCACCCCGGCGATCTACCAGCGCGCGTACTTCCGCGACAACGAGGGCAGCTTCGACGTGCGCGAGGATCTGCGCGCGATGTGTTCGTTCGGCCAGCTGAACCTGCTCGCGACCGACCGTTATCACGTGCTCGGCAGCTGCGACGTGATCTTCTGCCGCAACGTGCTGATGTACCTGGCGACGCCCGCGCGCGTTCGCATCGTCGAGGCGTTCTACGATACCCTGAACCCGGGCGGCTACCTGCTGCTCGGACACTCCGAGAGTCTGCTCAACCTCAGCACCCGCTTCGATCTCGTGCACCTGCGCAACGACCTGGTGTACCGCAAGCCGCTCGCCCCATGA